GTCCAGTTGCGACAGCCGTTGGGCCAGTGCCTCCATGGCGAAAGGATAGAGGCAGATCGGTGCGCCGACCGGTGCGTGATCTGCCTGGGATGCCCGACGGGTGGCGGATGATTTGGCCGGTGACGACTGTGAGGATGGCCGTCATGGATCCCGAGCTGGAAGCATTCGTCCCGTTGTTCCCCCGGGCCGACCTGACCGATCCGGTCGCCGACCGGAAGAAGTTCGCCGAGTTGGCCACCGCGGTGCCGGCACCGGACACCGCGGACATGGAGATCGAGGATCGTACGGTGCCGGCCGATCCGGACGTGGCGGTGCGGATCTATCGTCCGCACGGAGCGCAGGGCGCCGTCGTCTGGCTGCACGGCGGCGGATGGATCATGGGTGACCTGGACACCGAGCACCCGTGGGCCGCCCGGCTCGCGGCCGCCTCCGGCCAGGTGGTGATCTCGGTCGGTTACCGCCTGGCCCCCGAGGACCGGTTCCCGGCCGCGCTGGACGACGCCTCTGCCGTGCTGAGCTGGGCGGTCGAGCACGCGGCCGAGCTCGGGGTCGACCCGGGCCGGATCGCGGTCGGCGGCCACAGCGCCGGTGCGGGGCTCGCGGCCGGGCTGGCGTTGCGGGCGCGGGACCAGCAGGGGCCGCAGATCTGCTTCCAGTTGCTCAACCAGGCTTCGCTCGACGACCGGCAGCAGACGTGGTCGGCGCGGCATTTCACCGAGACGCCGTGGGCGAACCGGAGCAAGATCGCCGAAGCGTGGCGACACTACCTGGGCTCCGCGCCCGCCTCGCCGTACGCCGCTCCGGCGCGGGCCGCCGAGCTGTCCGGCCTGCCACCCGCCTACGTCGCCACCGCGGAGTTCTGCCCGAACCGCGACGAAGACATCGAGTACGCGGTCCGCCTGCTCCAGTCGGGCGTGTCGGTCGAGCTGCACCAGTGGCCCGGCACGTTCCACGGGTCGCACGCGATCCTGTCCGCCGAGGTGTCGCAGCGGCAGATCGCCGAACTCGGCGCCGTCCTGCACCGTGCCCTGGCCAACTGAGTCCAGGAAAGCCGACCGTCGGGTCGAACCCGGCCAGCCGCGACCAGATTGCCAAACGACGGGGGAGTGATGACCACTACCGACCTTGCCCAGGCGAGGGAGCAGCCCGGACCGGTTGCCGGGATCACGGCGGGACAGAGCATGGCGGGGCTGCTGCGCCCGCATCGACGGAGTTTCGCCGCTGTGGTGATCCTGCAGGTCATCGGCGCTGTCGCGGGTCTGGCGCCGCTGTTGGCGGTCGTCGAACTGGGTCGTACCCTGTTGTCGCCCGGCCCGATCGATCACGGTCATGTCTGGATCGTCGTGCTCACCGGTGCGGTCGGCATGTTCGTCCGACTGCTCTTCACCGCCGCATCGGCCGGACTCGGACATCTTCTCGACGACCAGGTGCAACTGGCGTTCCGCCGGCAACTCGCGGCGCGGCTGGGGCGGGTACCGATCGGCTGGTTCTCCCAACGCCGGACGGGCGAGCTGGCGAAGGTGGTGGGGGAGGACGTGAGTGCCGTGCACCCGTTCATCGCCCACTCTCCCGGCGAACTCGTCTCCGCGTTCGTGGTGCCGCTGGTCTCGCTGGTCTACCTGTTCACCATCGACTGGCGGCTCACGTTGGTCACGCTGGTACCGGTGCTGCTGGCGGTGGCGCTGGTACCGCTGATGATGACCCCGACCCGCCTGCGCGAACAGGCGGAGTTCGACGCCGCCATGGGACGGATCGCGAGTTCCGTCGTCGAGTTCGTCCAGGGAATCGCGGTGGTCAAGGCGTTCGGCGGGGCCGAGCGGGCCCACCGTAGGTTCCTCACCGCCGCCGACGACTTCGTGCACGTCTTCTTCCGGTGGGTACGCGGCATCTCCGCGATCGCCGCCGGGATGCAGCTGGCGCTGTCGCCGCCGTTCGTGCTGCTGGTGGTGCTGATCGGCGGGACGGCTCTGATCACGACCGGTCGGATGGCCCCGGCCGACCTGCTGCCCTTCCTGCTGCTCGGGCTGGGCCTGACCGCTCCGGTGGCGGCCCTCGGTCACGGCTTCGACGAGATGCAGGCCGCCGGGCGCGCGGTCGGCCGGATCCGGGAGGTGCTCGAGGTGCGGCCGCTACCGGAGCCCGCACATCCGGTCGCGCCCGAGGGGTACCGGGTGGAACTGCGTGACGTCCGGTTCGGTTACGTCGCCGGCCACGAGGTGCTGCGCGGGATAGACCTGGTGCTCGAGCCGGGGACGGTCACCGCGATCGTCGGGCCGTCCGGGGGTGGCAAGTCCACGCTGGTGCGGCTGTTGCCCCGGTTCTTCGACCCGACCCACGGTTCGGTCGCGCTGGGCGGGGTCGATCTGCGCGAACTCGGCAGTCGGCAGCTCTACCAGTTGGTCTCCTTCGTCTTCCAGGACGTCCGTCTGCTGCGCGCGTCGGTCCGGGACAACATCGCGTTGGCGGTACCGCATGCCAACCTCGATGACGTGGTGCGCGCCGCCCGCCTGGCGAACATCCACGATCGGATTCTTGAGCTGCCGCACGGGTACGAGACGGTGATCGGCGCGGATGTCGGACTCTCGGGTGGCGAGGCACAGCGGGTCGCGATCGCCCGCGCCCTGCTCGCCGACACCCCCGTACTGGTGCTCGACGAGGCGACCGCCTTCGCCGATCCGCAGACCGAACAGGCGGTACGCCGAGCCCTGGCGACGCTGGCGGGCGATCGGACGATCCTGGTCATCGCCCACCGCCTGGAGACGATCGCCGACGCCGACGTCGTCGCGGTGCTGGAGGACGGGGCGATCGTCGAGCGCGGCCGTCCCGCCGAGTTGCTGGCCCAGGGCGGCAGGTTCGCCGCGCTCTGGCGATCCCACGAATCGGCGATCGCCGACGAGACCGGAACCATTGGTGGCGTACCGCAGGGAGGCGAGCCGCGATGATCCGAATGCTGCTGCGCGTGCTGGGACACGAGTACGCCCAGCCGATGCGTCGCACCGTCGCCCTTCTGACGACGACCGCGATGGTCGAGGGCCTGTCCTACGCACTGCTGGTACCGGTGCTGCGGGCGCTGTTCGGGAGCAGACCCGCGGACACCCGGCCCTGGCTGATCGCGTTCGGGGTGGTGGTCGCGCTCTATGCGGTGCTGCGTTACCGCAGTGATCTGTCCGGCTTCCGGGTCGGAACCGTGCTGTTGCGGGGCATGTACCGCCGGCTCGGCCACCACCTGGCCCGACTGCCGATCGGCTGGTACGACGCCGGTCGGGTCGGGGAGGTGTCCGTCCTGGCCAGCCGTGGCCTGCTACAGGCGATGGGCGTGGCGGCACATCTGCTGGCGCCGTTCATCTCCGCCGGGGTGACTCCCCTGACGATCGTCGTGGTGATGCTTGCCTTCAACTGGCAGATGGGACTGGCCGCGCTGGTCGCCGTTCCGGTCGTGGCGGCGATCCAGATCTGGACCGGACGCTCGATGGCCGCGAGCGATGTCGACAGCGCCGAACGCGGTCACGAAGCCACCGGGCGGGTCATCGAGTACCTCCAGGCCCAGCCGGTGCTGCGGACCGGCGGCCGGACCGTCGAACGCTTCCAGTTGCTGGACGACTCGCTCCAGGAGGTTCAGCGCGCGTCCCGCCGTACCACGATCTCCACCCTGCCCGGCGCGGTGGGCCTGACGCTCGCGGTGCAGGCGATGTTCACCGTGCTGCTGGCCCTGGGCGCCCACCTCGCGCTCGGCGGGCGGATCGGTGCGGTCGAGACGTTGACGATCCTGGTACTGGCCGCCCGCTGCGCGGATCCGCTGCTGTCGCTGTCGGACATCGGCGGCAAGCTCCGCGGGGCGCGTGCCGAACTGGCGCGGCTCGACACGGTGCTGCGTACCGAGCCACTGCCGCAAGCGCCCGAGCCGATCCGGCCGGTACGCCACGACCTGACGTTCGAGTCCGTCGCCTTCCGGCATGGCGGCCGTACGGTGATCGAGAACCTGTCGTTGTCCGTGCCGGAGGGAGAGCGGCTTGCCGTCGTCGGACCGTCCGGCGCGGGAAAGAGCACGTTGTTGCAGTTGCTCGCACGGTTCCACGACGTGGACGCGGGCGTGGTACGCGTGGGAGGCGTGGACGTGCGCGCCATCGACACCGAGGTGCTGATGGCGCGGATCGCCATCGTCTTCCAGGATGTCTATCTCTTCGACGGCACTATCGAGGAGAACGTGCGGCTCGGTCGTCCGGACGCCGACGAGACCGAGGTGTGGGCGGCGGCGACCGCTGCCCGGTTGGACGAGGTGATCGAGCGACTGCCCGCCGGATGGGCGTCGAATGTCGGTGAGGGTGGCGCACTGCTGTCCGCTGGTGAACGCCAGCGTGTCTCGATCGCGCGAGCGCTGCTGAAGAACGCGCCCATCGTGCTGTTGGACGAGGTGACCTCGGCACTGGACCCGGTGAACGAGGCGGCCGTCCACGAGAGTGTCGAGCGACTGATGGCGGGCCGGACGGTGGTGATGGTGGCGCACCGGCCGCGGACCGTCCGCCGCGCCGACCGCGTCGTCCTGCTGGACGGCGGCCGGGTGGTGGAGGAGGGCGGCCACGACGAGCTGCTGCGCCGGGGTGGCCGCTACGCCGATTTCTGGCGCACCTCCGCCACCACGGTGGCAGGTTGACGAGTCGGTAGGCGTCGCCACATTCCTGCCGGGCTCGACGCCGGGTCGCCCACCGGCTACGGCTGCTTCCCGGGTCAGCTACCGGCCGGTCTCCGGCGGCGCAGCAGCAGACCTGCGAGGAGGGCGAGCCCGAGTACCGCGGCCGCGATCAGGATCCACCACAGGGCCGGGGACGTTCCGTCGTCGCCGGAGTCGGCCCCTGCGGCAGGCGACTGTGCCGGCGGCGTCGTGGCGGCCGGGGTCGGTGTCGGGGCGGCCGTCGGCGTGGGCTCGGCGGTGGGGGTGGGCGGCGCGGCCTTGTTGGTGAAGGTGAAGGTGCCCCGGATCGGGTGGCCGTCGGCGGAGACCGTGCTCCAGGCGACCGTGACGGCGCCGACCGGAAGCGGCTTCACCCTCTGCGTGATGGTCTTGTCCAGGACCTGCGCGGCGGCGTCGCTGTAGGAGACCTTGTCCGGGCCGGTCACCACGACCGTGGTGCCGGACTTCTTGATCAGTCCGCTGAAGGTCAGCGTCACCGCGCTCACCGGCTTCGCGACCGTGCTCCGGGCCGCCGGCGAGGTACGGCTCAACTCGGTGTGCGCGCGGGCGGGGCTGGCCGGCGAGACGGCGACGAGCGTCCCGGCGAGGAGGGCGGCGGCGGCGGAGAACAGGCGGTTCCGGGTCACTGGGTCACGGTAGCGTCCCGCCGTCCCACAGACGAGAGGGCGCCGATGGCGGCAGAACTCGACCGGGGCGACCGGTTGTTAGGCTTCGGCAGGTGATCGGACCGGACGCCTACGTCGAGAACGCCGCCGCGATGTGGACGGCGGTCGCCGTCGACGCACACCGGGACCAGACCTGTTTCCGCGCGGAGCTGCCCCGAATGACACGGCTGATCCTGCGCGCCCCGATGCCGGCGGACGGTGTGTCGCGCCTCCTCGAAACCGCGTCCCCGGACAAGAGCGCGGTCGTGGAGGACGTGTTCGGCGCCGGGCCGCCCGAGTCGTCCGTTCCGATCGCGCGGGTGCTGCGCATGCCGGTGATGGTGCGCCCCGCGTCGACCGTACCGACCGTCGCCGACCGGGACGTGCGGATCGTACGTGTCGCCGAACCCGACGAGCTGGCCGTGGCGGAGCGGACCATGGTGGAGGGGTTTCCGCTGCCCGCGTTGCTGCCGTGGCGCAGGGGAGAGGCGCTGCCCGTCGGGGTGCTGGGGGTGCCGGGCTGGAGCGTCTGGCTGGCGTACCGGCACGGTGAGGCCGCCGCCGCCGCGTACACCTATGACGATGGGCGGGTGGTGGGCCTCTACTGGCTGGCCACGTCGCCGGAACACCGGTCGGCCGGGCTCGGCCGAGCGCTGCTGACCCGGGCGGTCCGGGCCCGTCCCGACCGGCCGTTCACGCTGGTGTCGACGGACGCGGGGCGACCGCTGTACGAGTCCCTGGGGTTCCGCACGGTGGCGACGACCGTCTGGCACCTGCGGTCGCCCGCCCGGACGGTCGGCCCGGAGTAGGCCGGCCCGGCCAGGAGTAGGCCGGCTGGGCCCGTGGGTCCGTACACGACGTCGTATCCAGCCGACAGAGGGGATGAACGGGCAGAGTCCGGACACCGGTGCTGTCCGCCCGGCCCCGTACCGGTGCGAACCGCCACTGATCGTGCCACCGGCGTGAAACGGCCGGCCCGACCTCCGTAGCCTTGTAGCGGTGACATCTGTGCGGGAACGGATCAGGGCGGTTCTCGCCGGCGCGGCGGACTACGAATCCGGGCTGGACGCGCTGACCGTCACACCGTCGGCCGAGGTCGACCCGGAACTCGTCGCCGCGCTGCGCGAGGCGTACGCGAGGCTGTGCAGGGGCGGGTGGCAGCCGGCCGAGTTGCACCGGGTGGTCGCCCGGCGGGGCCAGCCACAGCAGGCCGCCCTGGTGACCGACGCGATCGCCGCACACCTGCGGCAGTTTCCCCGGGCCACGGTCGACGAGCGCTGGCTGGCACAGGCGGAGACGCTCGGCGTACAGGTCTGGTGGGCCAGCGACGCGACCTACCTCGACGAGGTCGCCACCCGCTGGCGGCTCGACCGGGTGGCCGTACTCGATCTGGTGTTGGGTCTGCTCGCCGTCCTGGCCACGCTGCCGCGGATCGAGGTGCTCGTCCCGCCGCCGGGGACCGCCGCGCCGGTCGACCGCCCGGGCGCCGCCGGGTCGTCCCGGATCGACACCCGGCTGCTGGACCGGGTACGCGCCCTGCTGGCCAAGGCGGAGTCGACCAGCTTCCCGGCCGAGGCGGAGGCGTACACGGCCAAGGCCCAGGAACTCGTCACCCGGCACAGCCTGGACGTGGCGTTGCTGGTCGCCCGGAGCGGCGACACGGCGCGGGTGGTGCCGTTCGCGCGCCGGATCGGCGTGGACCACGCGTACGAGGGGGAGAAGGCCTCCCTGCTGGACGCCGTCGCCGGGGCCAACCGCTGCCACACGGTCTGGTCACCGGAGTTCGGGTTCAGCACCGTCTTCGGCTTCGACGCCGACCTCGACGCGGTCGACCTGATCTACACCTCCCTGTTGGTGCAGGCCCACCGGGCGATGGCGCGGACCGAGCCGCCGGGCGGCAAGGCCGGTCGGGCCCGGTTGAAGTCGTTCCGGCAGTCCTTCCTGGTGGCGTTCGCGGTACGGATCGGCGAACGGCTGACCGGCGCCGCCCAGGCCGCCGTGGCGGACGCCACCGGTACGGGGAACGGGAACGGGGTGACCGATCCGGCCGGCCTGCTGCCGGTGCTCGCCTCCCGGGACGAGCAGGTCCGGGAGACGATGCAGCGGGTGTTCCCGCGTACGGTCCGGGCCCGGGGCAGCCGGGTGGACAGCCGCGAGGGTTGGGACTCCGGCCGGGAGGCCGCCGACCACGCCGCCCTGCCCGGCCGCGACACCGCGTCCCGGGGGTAGCGCCGCAGTCCAGTCCGGTGGCATCCGGCGTCCCCACCCGCTACTCCTGCCCGCAGGGAGTGCGTCCGCGCCCGCTACCCCGGCCTGGGGGGACGTGCGCCCGCGTTCGCTACCCCTGCGCCGCGGGGACGCGCGCGCCGATCTCGGCCTCGCTCACCCGGGTCGGTTCGAGTACCCGGTGCAGGAACTCGCGGGTGCGGGCCTCGCGCGGCGAGCCGAGCAGCTCCTCGGGCGGGCCGGACTCGATGACCATCCCGCCGTCCATGAAGACCACCCGCGACGCGACCTCGCGGGCGAAGCTCATCTCGTGGGTGACGACCAGCATGGTCATGCCCTCCGCGGCGAGTGAGCGCATCACCGCCAGCACCTCGCCGACCAGCTCCGGGTCGAGCGCACTGGTCGGCTCGTCGAAGAGCATGAGTCGGGGGTCCATCGCCAGCGCACGGGCGATCGCCACCCGCTGCTGCTGGCCGCCGGAGAGCTGCGCGGGGTAGGCGTCGGCCTTCTCGGCCAGGCCCACCCGCTGGAGGTTCTCCGCCGCGATCCGCTCCGCCTCGGCCCGGGACCGGCCGAGCACCCGACGCTGGGCGATGGTCAGGTTCTCCCGTACCCGCAGGTGGCCGAAGAGGTTGAACTGCTGGAAGACCATGCCGATCCGCCGCCGTACGGCATCGATGTCGCAGTCCGGGTCGGTGACCTCCACGCCGTCGACGTGCACCGATCCGCTGGACGGCTCCTCGAGCAGGTTGACGCAGCGCAGCAGGGTGGACTTGCCCGACCCGGAGGGCCCGATCACGCAGACGACCTCACCGGTCTCCACCGACAGGTCGATACCGCGCAGCACCTCCAGTTTGCCGAAGGACTTACGCAGGTCACGGATCTCGATCGCGGGCACCGCCGGTCACCTCTCCTTCGCGGCCCGGCGTTCGAGCCACCGGACCAGTTGTGACAGCGGCAGCGTTATCGCCAGGTAGAGCAGGCCGGCGACCACGAGTGGGGTCGGGTTGACCCGGGTGTTGAGGGCGTCGCCGGCGAACTTCGTCAGCTCGATGGTGCTCACGGTCACGCCCAGCACGTAGGCCAGCGAGGTGTCCTTGGTGAGCAGGATTATCTCGTTGGTCAGCGGCGGGATGACGATCCGGAACGCCTGCGGCAGCACGATCGAGACCATCGCGCGGGCGTGCGACATGCCGAGCGTCCGGGCCGCCTCCAGCTGTCCCTTCGGTACGGCCTGGATCCCGGCCCGGATCGTCTCGGCCATGTACGCGGCGGCGGTCGCGCCGAGGCCGACGGTGACCGCGCCGTACACCCCGCCGGGGATCTCCCGGTCGGGGAAGGCGAGCGGGACGCCGTAGCCGACCATGAAGAGCACCAGCAGGGAGGGCAGCCCTCGGAAGAGTTCGATGTAGCCGGTCGCGAACCAGCGGTACGGCCCGACGGACGACAGTCGCATCAGGGCCAGTACCAGCCCGAGCGCCAACCCGAAGGCGAACGCCAGCAGCGTGTAGACGATGGTGTTGCGCAGCGCGACCGTGATCGCCTCGGGGAACATGCCCCCGGCGATGTCCAGTCGGAAGAACGAGTCGGCGAGGCGGCCCCAGTCGGCCGACCCCACCACACCGAGCAGCACGAGGGCGAAGACCAGGTAGCCGGCCAGTCGCCACAACCGTTGTCGCTGCCGGCGGCCCAGCCGTCGCCGAGGAGGTGGCGGGACCGGGGCCGGTCGGATCTCGGCCCCGGTCGTCAGCGTCTTCGGATCTGCCATGCCTCCCCCAGGTCGCGCGGCGGGAAGCACCGCGCGATGTCGTCACGCCAGATCCGGTCAGACGGTCGGCTTGGCGCCGATCCACTTTTCGTAGATCTTGTCATAGCCGCCGTCGGCCCGTGCCTCCGCGAGTGCCTGGTTGATCGTCTCCAGCAGCTTCGGGTCGCCGCCCTTCTTGACCGCGAGGCCGTACTGCTCGCCCGTGTCGAAGCCGCCAGCGACGACCGCCTTGCCGGGGCTGGCCTCGATGTACTCGTTCCAGACCGGCAGGTCGCCGACGGCCGCCTCGATCTGCCCGGTGACCAGGGCCTGCTGCACGGCGGCCAGATCCTTGTAGGAGACCACCTCGACCTTGAGACCCTGCTGCTGGACCTGCTGCTTGACGTAGTCCTCGCCGGTGGTGGCGCCCTGCACGCCGAGCCGCTTGCCGGCCAGGTCCGCGAGCGCCCGGTACGTCTTGCCGACCGGCACCACGAGCGCCTGGGTGGCGTCGAAGTACGGCGCGCTGAAGTCCAGCACCTCCTTGCGGGCATCGGTGATGGTCATCCCGGCGGCGGCCACGTCGCACTTGCCGGAGTTGAGGTCCGCACCGGACTTGATGCCCTCGAACGGGGTGTCGACGATCTCCTGTGTCACGCCGAGCTTTCTTGCGGCGAGGTCGACGATGTCGACGTCGAACCCGACCACCTTGCCACTGTCGTCCTTGGACTGGAACGGCGAGTACGGCAGGTGGGTGCAGGTGGTCAACACACCGGCCCGGACCAGTTTCACACCGTCGGCGGTGGTGCCGCCGGTGTCCTCCTTCGCACAGCCGACCAGACCGGTGACTGCCAGCACCGTACCCATGGCCAGCGCCGTACCACCCCGGGCACCTCGAAGCTTTGCCATCCGCGCATCCTCCCCAGCCGAGCAATACGTACGTTCCCCATAGGTTAAGCCATGATTCACTCCGCCGGACCGCGCGCCGGAGTCGCGGAAGATGCCCTGGTGGAAGGCGTTACGGCCGGGTCAGGGCCGGCGCGACGAGGCGGCGTTGCGGATGGGATGCGCGGGCGTACCACCGCGTTTTAAATTATTAGTAAGGTTTACGAACAGAACGTGTTACGGTCACCTCCATCGATGCGTGGCCGGCCATCGGCCCGATGTATCTCAGGAGGGAGTGACCTCATGTCGAGACTGCGCGCCCTGGCGGCGCTCGCGGCACTGGTTGTCGCCGTTGGACTCGTGGCGATCATCCCGGGAACCCCGGCATCGGCGGCGGCCTGCACGGCGTCGTGGCAGGCCTCGACGGTCTACTGGGGAGGTGACCAGGCCTCCCGCGGCGGGCGTAACTACCAGGCGAAGTGGTGGACCCAGGGCGAGGCGCCCCCGGGCAGCACCGGCGTCTGGCAGGACCTCGGTGCCTGCGGCGGCGGCACCACGCCGCCACCGACCAACCCCGGCGGCTTCGTGGTCAGCGAGGCGCAGTTCAACCAGATGTTCCCGGGCCGCAATTCCTTCTACACGTACTCCGGCCTCGTCGCCGCCCTCGGCGCCTACCCGGCGTTCGCCAGGACCGGCAGTGTCACGGTCCAGCGCCAGGAGGCGGCGGCGTTCCTGGCCAACACGTACCACGAGACCGGCGGGCTGGTCCACATCGTGGAGCAGAACACCGCGAACTACCCGCACTACTGCGATCCCGGCCAGCCCTACGGCTGCCCCGCCGGGCAGTCCGCCTACTACGGGCGCGGGCCGATCCAGCTCAGCTGGAACTTCAACTACAACGCGGCCGGGAACGCCCTCGGGCTGCCCCTGCTGACCAACCCCTGGCTCGTCCAGAACGATGCCTCGGTGGCCTGGAAGACCGCCATCTGGTACTGGATGACCCAGAACGGGCCGGGCACCATGACCGCGCACAACGCGATGGTCACCGGCGCCGGATTCGGGCAGACCATCCGCAGCATCAACGGCTCGATCGAGTGCAACGGTGGGAATCCCGCCCAGGTGCAGAGTCGCGTCACCAGGTACCAGCAGTTCGTGGGCATCCTCGGTGTGCCGGCCGGAGCCAACCTGAGCTGCTGACCCACGCCCCGGGCTCCGGCATCCGTCGCCGCGACGATGCGGGCGGCCAGGGCCCGACATGCGCGACCGGCCCCGCGACCGTCTCCACCGGTCGCGGGGCCGCTGGCGTGGGGGCGAGCGGTCTCGCTCAGGACAGGAATGCGCCGTAGCGGCCGTTCAGGATCCTGTCCTTCTGCGCCTGGCTGAAGTGCGTGTTCGGGTAGTTGTAGAAGGACGCCGACATCGGGGTGCCGTCGGTGTAGGAGGAGTCCGGCAGGCCCAGGGCGTGGCCCAGCTCGTGCACCATGCCGACGTACCAGCGGTTCATGTTGCGCGCTCCGGCGCCTCGGTGGTGACTGGGTCTCGCCACCTACTGTGCCGGCCGAAACCTTTTCGGCAAGGCTTCGACGAAAGTCGATGAAAGGCGTCCCTTGACGTCGTGCCGGCCCGGCCTCGGCGTCCGTACCGGCCCGGCGTCGTACCGGAATCTCTTTCCGTCGGTGTGCCCGGCACGGCGACCCCGGCCGGCCGGCGCGGGTCACGGGGGTGGGGCGGGCACGACGGTGACCGGGGCGCGATCGCGACCGCGGCGGCGTCGAGGAAGATGGGTCCCATGACCGCTGACGCACCTTCCGCTTCCCACCCGCTCCAGCCCGTCGACGAGAGCTGGCAGCGCGGGCTCGCCATCGTCGCCCACCCGGACGACCTGGAGTTCGGCGCCGCCGCGGCCGTCGCCCGCTGGACGCGGCAGGGCAAGCAGATCACCTACGTGCTGCTCACCAGCGGTGAGGCCGGCATCGACGGACTGGACCCGGCCGAGGCCGGTCCGGTCCGGGAGGAGGAGCAGCGCGCCTCCGCGGCGATCGTCGGGGTGTCCCAGGTCGACTTCCTCGGGCTGCCCGACGGCGTCCTGGAGTACGGCGTCGCGTTGCGTCGCGACCTGAGCCGGGTGATCCGGACGTACAAGCCGGACATCGTGTTCACCAACAACTTCCGGGACAGCTGGGACACGGCCGGCGACGCGCTGAACATGTCCGACCACATCGTCACCGGTCGAACCGTGCTCGATGCCGTCCGGGACGCGGCCAACCGCTGGGTCTTCCGCGACCAGATCGACGCGGGGCTGGAGAAGTGGGGCGGCGTCCGGGAGGTCTGGGCGGCCGGCTCGCCGATGGCGAAACACGGCGTCGACATCACCGAGACGTTCGACCTCGGCGTCCGGTCACTCGAGGCGCACGCCGCCTATCTGCGCGGTCTCGGCTCCGGGGACTTCGACCCGGAGGAGTTCCTGGAGGGCATCTCCCGGCAGACCGGCAACCGCCTCGGCGTCAGGTACGGAGCCGGCTTCGAGGTGTTCCGGCTCGGCCTGCACTGAGGCTGCGGACCGGAACCGCGCTGGGAAGGATTCCGTGATGAGCCGTATCCCGGACGACCAGGCGACCAGGGCGCTCGGGCGGTGGATCGGCACGACCACTCCCACGCTGCTGGGCGAAGGGATGGAAGGCTCGGTCTACGAGATCGACGAGTCGCGGGTGGCGAAGCTCTGGTTCTCCGGTTCCGTCGACCTCTCGCGCCGGATGGCGACGTTCTACGACGTCCTGAACGCGAAGTCGTTCGCGTTCTCCGTACCGAGGATCGTGCAGGTGGCAGCCGTCGAGGGGCGGGTGGTCACCATCGAGCGGCGGTTGACCGGCAGCACGTTGTCGGCCGCCCTCGCGGCGGGCACGATCCGGCCCGACGACGGGTACGCGGTCTTCGTCGACATCCTCGTCGAACTCGCCGCCGGTGGCGAGCTCGCGGCGGCCCGGGAGCTGTCCGTACTGGGTGAGGAGTCCCCGCTGTTCGTGCCCGGGGAGGACTTTCCGCTGGCGCTCGCCCGGCTCGCGGGACGCCGGGTCGAGCGTTTCCGGCCCGTGTTGAGCCGGGCCGTCGAGGGCTTCGAGGCGAAGGCCGCGGCACTCGTCGGCCGGCTGCGCGAGGTCGACAGTGGCCGGCGAGCCGTGGTCCACGGTGACCTGATCCCGGGGAACATCCTGGTCGACGTCGCGGGCAGACCGAGCGCCGTCCTGGACTGGGGCTTTCTGACCACCGAGGGTGATCCGGCCTTCGAGGCGGCGGTCGCCGCGGCGATCTTCGACATGTACGGGCCCGAGGCGCGGCAGGTCGAGCAGGATCTCCTCGACCGGATCACCGAGCGGATGGGCTATGACCGTGTCGCGCTGCTCGTCTACCGGGCCGCGTACTCGCTGATCTCGGCGAACGCCTTCGACCCCCTGGG
The nucleotide sequence above comes from Plantactinospora soyae. Encoded proteins:
- a CDS encoding ABC transporter substrate-binding protein encodes the protein MAKLRGARGGTALAMGTVLAVTGLVGCAKEDTGGTTADGVKLVRAGVLTTCTHLPYSPFQSKDDSGKVVGFDVDIVDLAARKLGVTQEIVDTPFEGIKSGADLNSGKCDVAAAGMTITDARKEVLDFSAPYFDATQALVVPVGKTYRALADLAGKRLGVQGATTGEDYVKQQVQQQGLKVEVVSYKDLAAVQQALVTGQIEAAVGDLPVWNEYIEASPGKAVVAGGFDTGEQYGLAVKKGGDPKLLETINQALAEARADGGYDKIYEKWIGAKPTV
- a CDS encoding amino acid ABC transporter permease, coding for MADPKTLTTGAEIRPAPVPPPPRRRLGRRQRQRLWRLAGYLVFALVLLGVVGSADWGRLADSFFRLDIAGGMFPEAITVALRNTIVYTLLAFAFGLALGLVLALMRLSSVGPYRWFATGYIELFRGLPSLLVLFMVGYGVPLAFPDREIPGGVYGAVTVGLGATAAAYMAETIRAGIQAVPKGQLEAARTLGMSHARAMVSIVLPQAFRIVIPPLTNEIILLTKDTSLAYVLGVTVSTIELTKFAGDALNTRVNPTPLVVAGLLYLAITLPLSQLVRWLERRAAKER
- a CDS encoding amino acid ABC transporter ATP-binding protein; its protein translation is MPAIEIRDLRKSFGKLEVLRGIDLSVETGEVVCVIGPSGSGKSTLLRCVNLLEEPSSGSVHVDGVEVTDPDCDIDAVRRRIGMVFQQFNLFGHLRVRENLTIAQRRVLGRSRAEAERIAAENLQRVGLAEKADAYPAQLSGGQQQRVAIARALAMDPRLMLFDEPTSALDPELVGEVLAVMRSLAAEGMTMLVVTHEMSFAREVASRVVFMDGGMVIESGPPEELLGSPREARTREFLHRVLEPTRVSEAEIGARVPAAQG
- a CDS encoding PIG-L deacetylase family protein, with product MTADAPSASHPLQPVDESWQRGLAIVAHPDDLEFGAAAAVARWTRQGKQITYVLLTSGEAGIDGLDPAEAGPVREEEQRASAAIVGVSQVDFLGLPDGVLEYGVALRRDLSRVIRTYKPDIVFTNNFRDSWDTAGDALNMSDHIVTGRTVLDAVRDAANRWVFRDQIDAGLEKWGGVREVWAAGSPMAKHGVDITETFDLGVRSLEAHAAYLRGLGSGDFDPEEFLEGISRQTGNRLGVRYGAGFEVFRLGLH
- a CDS encoding DUF2786 domain-containing protein, with amino-acid sequence MTSVRERIRAVLAGAADYESGLDALTVTPSAEVDPELVAALREAYARLCRGGWQPAELHRVVARRGQPQQAALVTDAIAAHLRQFPRATVDERWLAQAETLGVQVWWASDATYLDEVATRWRLDRVAVLDLVLGLLAVLATLPRIEVLVPPPGTAAPVDRPGAAGSSRIDTRLLDRVRALLAKAESTSFPAEAEAYTAKAQELVTRHSLDVALLVARSGDTARVVPFARRIGVDHAYEGEKASLLDAVAGANRCHTVWSPEFGFSTVFGFDADLDAVDLIYTSLLVQAHRAMARTEPPGGKAGRARLKSFRQSFLVAFAVRIGERLTGAAQAAVADATGTGNGNGVTDPAGLLPVLASRDEQVRETMQRVFPRTVRARGSRVDSREGWDSGREAADHAALPGRDTASRG
- a CDS encoding glycoside hydrolase family 19 protein, which produces MSRLRALAALAALVVAVGLVAIIPGTPASAAACTASWQASTVYWGGDQASRGGRNYQAKWWTQGEAPPGSTGVWQDLGACGGGTTPPPTNPGGFVVSEAQFNQMFPGRNSFYTYSGLVAALGAYPAFARTGSVTVQRQEAAAFLANTYHETGGLVHIVEQNTANYPHYCDPGQPYGCPAGQSAYYGRGPIQLSWNFNYNAAGNALGLPLLTNPWLVQNDASVAWKTAIWYWMTQNGPGTMTAHNAMVTGAGFGQTIRSINGSIECNGGNPAQVQSRVTRYQQFVGILGVPAGANLSC